The proteins below are encoded in one region of Streptomyces sp. NBC_00490:
- a CDS encoding extracellular solute-binding protein, with amino-acid sequence MPVRPTAVRTALPALLAAALTATALTACSSGSGSDPDTLKVSFKQSTDNSIKVMDEFLAGIKKQFEKENPGKKVELVPIKAPDSEYYTKVQQMLRSPKTAPDLVYEDTFLINSDITSGYLKPLDAYLAKWPDWSQFIDTAKTAAKAEDGKTYGVPDGTDTRGLWFDKGVFAKAGLPADWQPKTWDEVLEAARTIKRKVPDVTPLNVYTGKPAGEAATMQGFEMLLYGTADGTADPLYDTATKKWIAGGQGFKDALSFVETVYREKLGPDVETALDPNIQTIIRGDLLPKGKLGIDLDGSWLPQDWLEGSGHEWPEWSRKLGLAYMPTQHGQAPGKVSMSGGWTWAIPSKAANPDLAFDFIRTMQTKANAQKWYIANSGIAVRKDVAEDPAYADAQPGITFFTDLVASTHYRPAYPAYPKVSTAIQEAMEGVTTGDMSVEEAARAYDEELRTAADGKVIEK; translated from the coding sequence ATGCCCGTGCGCCCCACCGCCGTCCGCACCGCGCTCCCCGCACTCCTCGCCGCCGCCCTCACCGCCACCGCCCTCACCGCGTGCAGTTCCGGTTCCGGAAGCGACCCGGACACCCTGAAGGTCTCCTTCAAGCAGTCCACGGACAACTCCATCAAGGTGATGGACGAGTTCCTGGCCGGCATCAAGAAGCAGTTCGAGAAGGAGAACCCCGGCAAGAAGGTCGAGCTCGTCCCCATCAAGGCCCCGGACTCGGAGTACTACACCAAGGTCCAGCAGATGCTCCGCTCCCCCAAGACCGCCCCGGACCTGGTCTACGAGGACACCTTCCTCATCAACTCCGACATCACCAGCGGGTACTTGAAGCCCCTGGACGCCTATCTCGCCAAGTGGCCGGACTGGAGCCAGTTCATCGACACGGCGAAGACGGCGGCCAAGGCCGAGGACGGGAAGACGTACGGCGTCCCGGACGGCACCGACACCCGGGGGCTGTGGTTCGACAAGGGCGTCTTCGCCAAGGCCGGTCTCCCCGCCGACTGGCAGCCGAAGACCTGGGACGAGGTCCTCGAAGCCGCCCGCACGATCAAGAGGAAGGTCCCCGACGTCACGCCTCTCAACGTCTACACCGGCAAACCCGCGGGTGAGGCCGCGACGATGCAGGGCTTCGAGATGCTGCTCTACGGCACGGCCGACGGCACCGCGGACCCCCTCTACGACACGGCCACCAAGAAGTGGATCGCCGGCGGCCAGGGCTTCAAGGACGCCCTCTCCTTCGTCGAGACGGTCTACAGGGAGAAGCTCGGCCCGGACGTCGAGACCGCCCTGGACCCCAACATCCAGACCATCATCCGCGGCGACCTCCTCCCCAAGGGCAAGCTCGGCATCGACCTGGACGGCTCCTGGCTCCCGCAGGACTGGCTGGAGGGCAGCGGGCACGAATGGCCCGAGTGGTCACGGAAGTTGGGCCTCGCGTACATGCCCACCCAGCACGGCCAGGCCCCCGGCAAGGTGAGCATGTCCGGCGGCTGGACCTGGGCCATCCCGTCGAAGGCGGCCAACCCCGACCTGGCCTTCGACTTCATCAGGACGATGCAGACCAAGGCGAACGCCCAGAAGTGGTACATCGCCAACTCCGGCATCGCGGTCCGCAAGGACGTCGCCGAGGACCCCGCGTACGCCGACGCCCAGCCCGGCATCACGTTCTTCACCGACCTGGTCGCGAGCACGCACTACCGGCCCGCCTATCCGGCGTATCCGAAGGTCTCCACCGCGATCCAGGAGGCGATGGAGGGCGTGACGACGGGCGACATGTCGGTGGAGGAAGCGGCGAGGGCCTACGACGAGGAGCTGAGAACGGCGGCCGACGGCAAAGTGATCGAGAAGTGA